Proteins encoded in a region of the Perca fluviatilis chromosome 6, GENO_Pfluv_1.0, whole genome shotgun sequence genome:
- the LOC120560190 gene encoding uncharacterized protein LOC120560190, with protein MANWMKRWRLLILFSLLSLTELFEVRYEEWEELSPDIAALHQLRGLSIHMFHENIRNPPNHRSLAMDFLSPLHRNTSIHGARVERSISREDIDQNPMSLLSDLQENEKFTASVIQKEQDFEGFLAAIDKQKTQDVLLSALEISHSYSQKLLVMTDKEKSTNDRVQQEYSMDPHYSVIVSNECLFNVSCVPEADSYTLVKIFGSVSEDGQTVSGLSGSSLAELMLKPSLETAPVFSLDGNTTKDFQHNLIRVFTARGITAVLETNQENHQTYQVMNQLEEVTGYQIPQRPVDHSTQYDHQQILILEDDPVVRKAATYLNEKHPTVSSVYVLDDNQRPVLIRGDSVPLTEDSRLVLVGHGRKDNSGEMRLAGYEVQEVSTIIKQTSRDSNKIKTITVVACDVGSDKAFIETLLKDLHDTAGIETELHIRDAVLQVRHTGEKITQEITKDGEQWRHEDDSKKVVATLDRNGDVIIRNEPGSKGKEIFTAERNFLGPKKNHFLVYRDSWPDEPRRFITQNVFGEDAEVHKACDELEALSWGFFHNENIPAPEKIKIKNLDLKEYYLSQKKRVKNEKTRQYEETGEVEKINNKQKVKDILSNCYEIKSGEDIRNVIRHYAKTGEDEVTYLKVNDWILEVNPKYLYVAPIGKKLDNNERGNEQQVKKCIEDQIGKESYSKIREGIKTEMGQNDPIKGYAQYVEGIFCGEPTTPRLPLPTEAWCTTYFTASVISESARNFRTFPLTLMALDMVQSTDNNIKENGLNFLWEEHSMARGGSWIDPSRRGFSGSADYEVSSKSKNYFNPSTPEQLMDNLKYLITKEVQLYSRWIQKEGGNNPYQILDIAKNKYRITERNSVQDYKTFTKKLDNSDYPASGGLGGFNDGHVTSQDLKSSSELEKSFKLESYYSRQSVLTAEQVHSQLKAKYGESLAGLQVQEGSARMENEEFVCHLLDGADAKPVEFRAKLSPESQRYYETMSESIETAVHDMENHGSISFHQGSKYVEHAGHAVGTLGLMLGLKGAVRAFEQGDFKDAVVGSLQTAHGVTAMTSSVIAKKALSSEARMAKAVTSVMKSPAMKGFTSVIPIVGIGFGIYNLEQDLERGDALGNIDAALDGSMVVLDVIETAQPELVPLIMPINLALSVVRMVNDEIYMGIQNELNNLPKDAGVLEKLGAVSLGFLYGIQHFGISVASFFYDWHYDEIEQGNRLVAQISDYNKYYKVTKQKDGTSTVDFSGGDSSGNGGGVHFCLADQGPSELCMDYFVSSNESFGKRCWQIDTQGSKDIILGLGESKKLEYMTLQKKILWFIPAGSVTVVSGYKAVPESRFGEYKGNRDSNRFFAIQKAEDEHVIEVMLSYYYRLYGEPGDDIFFLGPQRSYVEGCGGKDTYIIPKNGGKTAINNYDPSKALDTLHLSVDYSDISVSKSGNDVVLMYEGSHTVTIEGWFLGEPYRHMNMMSGDGVLFEISSVVVSSVQLMAVGINKMFSSSGGYVDASQPLLSTVTNIVGSQGTDFLYGNGENNIIDGGGGYDWLIGREGEDMYIVKVRKQSLVSIINYSKDTKTDLAIIEANLHTFRVEVMDDHLFLNAFHDNTSVSVVLMNWFRSAADRHLFVVTKDLITFTISDNKADCLDRDPFTKCIKSSSIDYSSSPSPLLVDLQEDETFSIVMEVHGSNFNDAIRGNKEHNVIVPGGGDDFIQGRGGEDWYVITPGQGVKTINNQSPNLALDILFLEEEYENIMCSCEGQSIIILVHGRKDVILQNWFDSKFHQHLQIKTSDGITAGLMTNRSSCDDLLMFPVTIDYRNQKPEPLNSLQTHLQKHSISVEDESEHECFTYRRNNSQIKRVFCGLQGTMMNMNNHDSVKEMYGSSGFDIMVGNSNENLLDPYTGGALMFGGEGKDTYVIKQGYGNDSVIDNFAEDQNIDTVLVDMDYLHGSQVTLDSSTEDLKVTITSEGEQFKFTVLNYTNGYQHQHLEFQSSDGVNFKLKSLNSTGDVAFFDTEAFKVTLKQLQVDCRLDLNSQRNLSKVHTVQGCPSQSNNILGNDQDNALIGGWKDDALEGGAGDDTLIGGNGDDILIGGLGDDTLYGEDGNDTMMGNSGQDVFLPGPGADLVDGGPGRDTVVYRGDHDTGKGVYVNLLTGQGRYADAEGDVLKDVEIVIGTVYSDILVSGYESSLLKGSDGNDILVSTGGDYLVGGDGNDIYMLAFNNGSVTVDNCAKDNATDVLYMSSQSTPPFDCQLLSDRDLLTFFGFNQTTVKITLQGWISDENECGHLKLVFRDQEVSVDRLLQECQLRQKKSVWSLVIEIIYFLFFFIFSVFISRTLVLRAKQQKKREQTDVDAESVSLLADEESYFKSKYTVSARLDQ; from the exons GAACACATCCATACATGGGGCCAGAGTTGAGAGATCTATTAGCAG GGAGGACATTGACCAAAACCCGATGAGTTTGCTGTCTGATCTTCAGGAGAATGAGAAGTTCACAGCTTCTGTTATTCAGAAGGAACAG GATTTTGAAGGCTTCTTGGCAGCGATTGATAAACAGAAGACACAAGATGTGCTCCTGAGTGCTTTGGAGATCTCACACAGCTACAGCCAAAAACTTCTGGTCATGACCGACAAAGAAAAGTCAACAAATGACAGAGTCCAACAGGAATACAGCATGGATCCTCATTACTCAGTTATAGTCAGCAACGAATGCCTGTTCAATGTCTCGTGTGTACCAGAAGCAGACAGCTATACCTTGGTGAAAATATTTGGGAGTGTTTCAGAAGATGGACAAACTGTGTCTGGCCTTTCTGGCTCTTCACTCGCAGAGCTGATGTTGAAACCATCACTGGAAACTGCGCCCGTGTTCTCTCTCGATGGAAACACAACCAAAGACTTCCAACATAACTTAATTCGAGTTTTTACGGCCCGTGGCATCACAGCAGTCCTAGAAACAAACCAGGAGAATCACCAGACTTACCAGGTCATGAACCAACTTGAAGAAGTTACTGGATACCAAATTCCACAAAGGCCGGTTGATCACAGCACCCAGTACGACCACCAGCAGATCCTCATCCTGGAAGATGACCCTGTTGTCAGAAAAGCTGCTACGTATCTTAATGAGAAGCATCCAACGGTTTCCTCTGTCTACGTTCTTGATGACAACCAAAGACCAGTACTGATCCGAGGTGACTCCGTGCCTCTGACAGAGGACAGCCGGCTGGTGCTGGTTGGCCACGGCAGGAAAGACAACTCAGGAGAAATGAGACTGGCAGGGTACGAAGTGCAAGAAGTCTCCACAATTATTAAACAAACCTCCAGGGATTccaataaaattaaaacaataactGTGGTGGCCTGTGACGTCGGATCAGATAAAGCATTCATTGAAACGCTGCTGAAGGATCTCCATGACACCGCCGGCATCGAGACAGAGCTGCACATCAGGGACGCTGTGCTCCAGGTcagacacacaggagagaaaatcACCCAAGAGATCACTAAGGATGGAGAGCAATGGAGACATGAAGATGACAGCAAGAAAGTGGTCGCAACCCTCGACAGGAATGGAGATGTAATTATTAGAAATGAGCCCGGCAGTAAAGGAAAGGAAATCTTTACCGCTGAAAGAAACTTTCTAGGtccaaaaaaaaaccattttctGGTCTACAGAGACAGCTGGCCAGATGAGCCAAGGAGATTTATTACCCAGAATGTTTTTGGGGAGGATGCTGAAGTACATAAGGCTTGTGATGAACTTGAAGCTCTATCCTGGGGATTCTTTCACAACGAAAACATACCCGCTCCAGAAAAAATTAAGATTAAAAACTTGGATCTAAAAGAGTATTATttatcccaaaaaaaaagagttaaaaatgaaaaaacgaGACAGTATGAGGAGACAGGGGAGGTAGAgaagataaataataaacaaaaagtaaaagataTTCTTTCCAACTGTTATGAGATTAAATCAGGAGAAGATATCAGGAATGTAATCCGTCACTATGCAAAGACCGGAGAAGATGAGGTTACATACCTGAAGGTCAATGACTGGATATTAGAGGTTAATCCTAAATATCTGTATGTTGCTCCAATCGGAAAAAAGCTTGACAACAATGAAAGAGGAAATGAACAACAAGTTAAGAAATGTATTGAAGATCAGATAGGAAAAGAAAGTTACTCTAAAATACGAGAAggaattaaaacagaaatgggCCAGAATGACCCAATAAAAGGATACGCTCAATATGTGGAAGGTATTTTTTGTGGAGAGCCCACAACACCTCGCCTGCCGCTCCCCACTGAGGCCTGGTGCACCACATATTTCACTGCATCAGTTATATCTGAATCTGCTAGAAACTTCCGGACATTTCCTCTGACTCTCATGGCCCTGGATATGGTCCAAAGCACAGACAACAATATCAAAGAGAATGGACTGAACTTTCTTTGGGAAGAACATTCAATGGCAAGAGGAGGTTCTTGGATTGACCCAAGCAGGCGTGGATTTAGTGGCTCAGCCGACTATGAAGTTTCCAGCAAATCAAAGAATTACTTTAATCCTTCGACTCCTGAGCAATTAATGGATAATCTTAAATATCTTATAACAAAGGAAGTCCAACTGTATAGTAGGTGGATTCAAAAGGAAGGAGGAAATAATCCGTATCAGATATTGGATATCGCTAAAAACAAGTACAGGATAACTGAACGTAATTCAGTTCAGGATTACaaaacattcacaaaaaaattagATAACAGCGACTATCCAGCATCTGGTGGATTAGGAGGCTTCAATGACGGCCACGTAACATCCCAAGACTTAAAATCTTCCTCCGAGTTGGAAAAGTCCTTCAAACTTGAATCGTATTACTCCAGGCAGAGCGTATTAACCGCTGAACAAGTCCACAGtcagttaaaggcaaaatatggtGAAAGTCTGGCAGGGTTGCAGGTCCAGGAGGGCAGCGCCAGAATGGAGAACGAAGAGTTTGTGTGTCATCTGTTAGACGGTGCTGATGCTAAACCTGTTGAGTTTAGGGCTAAATTATCTCCGGAGAGTCAACGCTACTATGAAACAATGTCAGAGAGCATTGAAACAGCAGTTCATGACATGGAAAATCACGGTTCAATCTCCTTCCATCAAGGCAGCAAGTACGTAGAGCACGCTGGGCATGCTGTTGGGACGCTGGGCCTCATGCTGGGGCTGAAAGGAGCTGTTCGTGCTTTTGAACAGGGTGACTTTAAAGATGCCGTGGTGGGGTCTCTACAAACGGCTCATGGAGTGACAGCTATGACATCGTCTGTTATTGCAAAGAAAGCTTTGTCCTCAGAGGCCAGAATGGCCAAAGCTGTAACATCGGTCATGAAAAGCCCTGCAATGAAGGGTTTTACGTCAGTTATACCAATAGTGGGAATTGGATTCGGGATATACAATCTTGAACAAGATTTGGAGAGAGGTGATGCGCTGGGAAACATCGATGCTGCCTTAGATGGTAGTATGGTTGTTTTAGATGTTATTGAAACTGCTCAGCCTGAACTGGTCCCGTTGATAATGCCTATAAACCTGGCTTTATCCGTAGTCCGGATGGTCAATGATGAAATTTATATGGGCATACAGAATGAGCTAAACAACCTCCCGAAAGATGCTGGAGTTCTGGAGAAACTGGGGGCCGTTTCTTTAGGCTTTCTATATGGGATTCAGCATTTTGGAATTAGTGTGGCGAGTTTCTTTTACGATTGGCATTACGATGAAATTGAGCAGGGAAACAGACTTGTTGCACAGATATCAGACTATAACAAATATTACAAAGTTACAAAGCAAAAGGATGGAACGAGCACCGTTGATTTTAGCGGTGGCGACTCTTCTGGGAACGGAGGAGGGGTTCACTTCTGCCTCGCCGACCAGGGTCCGTCTGAACTCTGCATGGACTATTTTGTGTCTAGTAATGAGAGTTTTGGGAAAAGGTGTTGGCAGATTGATACACAGGGAAGCAAAGATATTATTCTTGGCCTTGGAGAGTCAAAGAAGTTAGAGTACATGACACTACAGAAGAAAATACTCTGGTTCATACCAGCCGGCTCTGTGACGGTGGTTTCAGGTTATAAAGCTGTACCAGAGTCAAGGTTTGGGGAATACAAAGGAAATAGAGATTCTAATCGTTTTTTTGCAATTCAGAAAGCAGAGGATGAACATGTGATTGAAGTCATGTTAAGTTACTATTACAGGCTTTATGGTGAACCAGGTGATGACATATTCTTCCTCGGTCCACAGAGAAGTTATGTTGAAGGATGCGGAGGAAAAGACACGTACATTATTCCTAAAAATGGAGGGAAAACAGCCATTAACAACTACGATCCTTCCAAAGCACTAGACACTCTTCATTTAAGTGTTGATTACAGTGACATTTCTGTGTCTAAATCTGGAAATGATGTTGTGTTAATGTATGAGGGAAGTCACACTGTGACCATAGAAGGATGGTTTTTAGGGGAACCGTATCGTCACATGAACATGATGTCTGGAGACGGAGTCTTGTTTGAGATTTCCTCTGTCGTGGTTTCTTCTGTTCAGCTGATGGCCGTAGGGATTAACAAGATGTTTAGCTCTAGTGGTGGATATGTAGATGCATCCCAGCCACTTTTAAGCACAGTTACAAACATCGTTGGATCTCAGGGTACTGATTTCCTCTATGGAAATGGAGAGAATAATATCatagatggaggaggaggttatGATTGGTTGATAGGCCGTGAAGGAGAAGACATGTACATAGTGAAAGTCAGAAAACAGTCTTTAGTGTCGATTATAAATTACTCCAAAGACACTAAAACAGACCTGGCCATAATAGAAGCAAACCTTCACACTTTTAGAGTGGAAGTAATGGATGACCATCTTTTTCTGAACGCTTTCCATGACAACACATCCGTCAGTGTGGTTTTAATGAATTGGTTCAGATCAGCAGCAGACAGACATTTGTTTGTTGTCACAAAGGATTTGATCACTTTCACAATCTCAGATAACAAGGCTGACTGCCTGGACAGAGACCCGTTCACCAAGTGTATTAAAAGTAGCAGCATCGACTACAGCAGCTCGCCATCTCCTCTGTTGGTTGACCTTCAGGAGGACGAGACTTTTAGCATTGTGATGGAGGTTCACGGGTCAAATTTCAACGACGCAATCAGAGGGAACAAAGAACACAACGTTATTGTcccaggaggaggagatgattTCATCCAgggtagaggaggagaggactGGTACGTTATCACGCCGGGCCAAGGAGTAAAAACCATCAACAATCAATCTCCAAATCTAGCCTTGGATATTCTCTTTCTGGAAGAAGAATACGAGAACATAATGTGTTCTTGTGAAGGGCAGAGCATCATCATTTTGGTACATGGTAGAAAAGATGTTATTTTACAGAACTGGTTTGATTCAAAGTTTCATCAGCACCTGCAGATTAAAACCAGTGATGGAATAACAGCTGGACTGATGACCAACCGCAGCAGCTGTGATGACTTGTTAATGTTCCCCGTAACTATTGATTATAGAAACCAGAAACCTGAACCACTTAATTCGCTCCAAACACATCTCCAGAAACACTCAATTAGTGTAGAAGATGAGTCTGAACACGAGTGTTTCACATATAGAAGAAATAATTCACAGATTAAGCGAGTCTTCTGTGGCCTTCAAGGCACAATGATGAATATGAATAATCATGATTCAGTAAAAGAAATGTACGGTTCCTCAGGTTTCGACATCATGGTTGGGAACAGCAATGAGAATCTGCTTGATCCGTACACCGGAGGTGCCTTGATGTTTGGAGGTGAAGGAAAAGACACTTACGTAATCAAACAAGGATATGGAAATGACTCAGTGATCGATAACTTTGCAGAAGATCAGAATATTGATACTGTGTTGGTTGACATGGATTATCTTCATGGCAGTCAAGTCACACTGGACTCATCAACAGAAGATCTGAAAGTGACGATCACATCAGAAGGGGAACAATTCAAATTCACTGTGCTCAACTACACCAATGGTTACCAACATCAGCACTTAGAATTTCAGAGCTCTGACGGAGtgaattttaaattgaaatcacTAAACTCAACCGGAGATGTCGCTTTTTTTGACACTGAAGCTTTCAAAGTGACTCTGAAACAGCTGCAGGTTGACTGCCGCTTGGATCTCAACTCTCAGAGAAATCTGTCAAAGGTCCACACGGTGCAAGGCTGTCCCTCCCAGTCCAATAACATATTAG GTAACGATCAAGACAATGCTCTGATTGGTGGGTGGAAGGATGACGCCTTGGAAGGAGGCGCCGGAGATGACACGCTGATCGGAGGGAACGGAGACGACATCCTGATTGGTGGCTTGGGAGACGACACTCTTTATGGCGAAGACGGAAATGACACTATGATGGGAAACTCTGGCCAGGACGTCTTCCTTCCCGGACCAGGGGCCGATCTGGTGGACGGGGGTCCTGGCAGAGACACGGTTGTGTACCGGGGCGATCATGACACAGGTAAAGGAGTTTATGTCAACCTGCTGACGGGACAAGGCCGCTACGCCGATGCTGAAGGCGACGTGTTGAAGGATGTGGAGATAGTCATCGGCACCGTCTACTCTGATATCTTGGTGTCCGGTTACGAAAGTTCTCTTCTCAAAGGCTCGGACGGCAATGACATCTTGGTGTCGACCGGTGGTGATTACCTGGTTGGAGGTGATGGAAATGACATTTACATGTTGGCTTTCAACAACGGTTCAGTCACGGTTGATAACTGTGCCAAAGACAACGCTACAGACGTCTTGTACATGAGCTCACAGTCAACGCCGCCATTTGACTGCCAACTTTTGTCTGACAGAGATCTCCTGACTTTCTTTGGATTTAACCAAACTACAGTTAAAATTACACTGCAGGGCTGGATCAGTGATGAGAATGAATGTGGTCATTTGAAGTTGGTTTTTAGAGATCAGGAGGTGTCGGTGGACCGGCTGCTGCAAGAGTGTCAGTTAAGACAGAAGAAATCAGTTTGGTCTCTAGTCATAGAGATAatttatttcctcttttttttcattttttcagttttcataAGCAGAACATTAGTTTTAAGggcaaaacaacaaaagaaacgGGAACAAACAGATGTTGATGCAGAATCAGTTTCTCTGCTGGCTGATGAGGAGAGTTACTTTAAAAGCAAGTACACAGTTTCTGCAAGGCTGGATCAGTGA